A part of Podarcis muralis chromosome 13, rPodMur119.hap1.1, whole genome shotgun sequence genomic DNA contains:
- the LOC114583365 gene encoding olfactory receptor 2J3-like has protein sequence MRMGEENVTFVKEFILVGFSSDRRTQILLFVVVLIIYSLTIVGNLLIIMLVWVESSLHIPMYFFLSNLAGLEICYVTTTLPQTMASLVSGNGAISFTRCMAQMYITLSLGSCECLLLGVMAYDRYLAICHPLIYTSVMGWWRQFLLASVTWVGGFLLGSLMVGSATSLYFCGLNRIDHFICEMAMVIKLSCTDTYITEAAIFLAASLGVLLPLSIIMTSYGFVISSVLKMRSTAGWRKAFSTCGSHLIVVTLFYGTVISMYLIPRSGSTSDRDKKIAIFYLVVTPLLNPIIYTLRNKDIHDAIAKVLQRLDIKQKS, from the coding sequence ATGAGGATGGGGGAAGAAAACGTCACTTTTGTGAAAGAGTTTATATTGGTGGGATTCTCCAGTGATCGAAGGACACAGATTCTTCTCTTTGTGGTAGTCCTCATCATATACTCCCTGACCATTGTGGGGAACCTGTTGATCATCATGCTTGTGTGGGTTGAGTCTTCACTTCACATACCAATGTACTTCTTCTTGAGCAACTTAGCAGGCCTAGAGATCTGCTATGTCACCACCACCTTGCCTCAAACGATGGCAAGCCTCGTGTCTGGCAATGGAGCCATCTCCTTCACCCGTTGTATGGCACAGATGTACATCACACTGTCCCTTGGATCCTGTGAATGCCTTCTTCTAGGTGTAATGGCCTATGATCGCTACCTAGCTATCTGTCATCCTCTAATATATACTAGTGTCATGGGCTGGTGGCGACAATTTCTGCTTGCCTCAGTCACTTGGGTTGGTGGCTTCCTCCTTGGTTCTCTAATGGTTGGCAGCGCCACTTCTCTCTACTTCTGTGGCCTGAACCGTATTGACCACTTCATCTGTGAGATGGCAATGGTGATTAAACTTTCATGCACTGACACCTACATTACAGAGGCCGCCATCTTTTTGGCAGCTTCACTTGGGGTCCTACTTCCTCTTTCAATTATCATGACCTCCTATGGGTTTGTTATCTCCTCAGTATTGAAAATGAGGTCAACTGCTGGATGGCGCAAGGCCTTCTCCACGTGTGGCTCCCATCTGATTGTGGTCACCTTGTTCTATGGCACTGTCATCTCTATGTACTTGATTCCCCGGTCGGGTTCAACTTCTGATCGTGACAAGAAAATTGCCATTTTCTACCTTGTAGTCACCCCTTTACTCAACCCTATCATTTATACTCTTCGGAACAAGGATATCCATGATGCAATAGCCAAGGTGTTGCAAAGACTGGACATTAAGCAAAAGAGTTGA